GGAGTTTATAAACACCCCGCCGCTAATAAGGTGTTAGGTCGCTGGATTCATAGATAAACTACATCACCCAGAGGCTCTTTGAGGGCATTTTCAGTTCTCGGATAAACTCCTTGCTCGGCGCGAGTGCAGTGCTTTCATATTATCGAGTCGTTCTCAGCATTGAAATTATGATTCCAGCATGTAAACCAGAGGCTAAACTGACCAGCCGGTAACAATGGAGGTCACCGAACATGAATTACAGCAAACAAGTTCATGTTAGCAACAATGCAGCAAGATAAACGCTGAAACCATATAAAACACATAATTCTGTTTATGACAGCGTAATGTCTTGTTTGGCTGCTAGCTAATACTGTCCACCGCTAGCAGCTGTTAGCTACATAAACCAACAAAACAAACGTTCTTATGAGGCGATGAATTCACGTAGAGACTGACCAACTTTGAAGGGAAGTTTCTCAGACATGGCTGTTTTCTGGTGCTTCGTtccggggagtttgactggggctgcAGCCTGGCCGACGGACAGAGGCAGAGAGGGAGTTATAAGAGCGTGACGGCTCGGTTTTTATCAGCAAGGCTGTATTCAAACGAGTTTCCGCCACAGGGCGGTTCATACGGCGATTCATTCTCGATTTCTATTGGCTGTTACATCCCCCGCCCCATAAGCGGAAGATTTCATTGGATGATGTTCACACATGAGGGCGAACACTTTTTTGTGCTTAGAGTAAGTTTGTTCCAAACTCAGTGAGAACGATCTGGATAAAGGTCTTCAGGTGCTGTCGTTCTCATGCTAGTCCTCTCAGCTGGGCCTTCCTATTACCCTGATTGCAGTACGCAGATCGGGGCGGGGCACAACGGAGTCAAACATTTGACTCCGCCCACCTTGCGGGCGCCATGTTGAAAAAACCCATGCATAGGCCGGCCGCCATTTTAGAGAGGTCTCCTTCGCCCCCATTGCACTCATTTCTACAGAAGAACGTGCTTACACAACTAAAAAACAAATTTCATCTATATTTTCACAAAATCggatatggtatggcatgataattaaaatataaatataattaaactaaataaattaaaatgtaaaattctaTCAGTTGCTcattctgcattgactttggagggCGAGGAGACGACTCACCTTAgccatgttcctgagatggaagaaggaagagcgaacaagagaactgacatgagaatccagggtgagagctgggtcaaaggtcacaccaagattcctgacagagggtttggcgtGAGAaataagctgaccaagagagtctctgactttgggaaccagcttgtctggggcacaggtgaggacctcagtcttatcttcattcagctgtagaaagttcccaccatccaggttttaatagagtctaagcaggtgtgtgacAGATGGTGACAGCTGCAGcttacatctcatggggcttaaaggagatgtacagttgtggtcagaggtttacatacacttgtaaaaaatataatataatggctctactgagtgtcccgttatttctaaaactctgatttttctctgatagagtgattggaacagatgcttctttgtcacaaaaaacattcatgaagtttggttctttaatgtctttattatgggttaacagagaaaagtgatcacatttgctgggtcacaaatatacatacagcagtgctaatatttggttacatgtcccttagccattttcacttcaatcaggcgcttttggtagccatccacaagcttctggttgaatctttgaccactcctcttgacagaattggtgaagttcagttaaatttgatggctttctgacatggacttgtttcttcagcactgtccacatgttttcaatggggtttaagtcaggactttgggaaggccattctaaaacccttattctagcctgatttagccattcctttaccacttttgatgtgtgtttggggtcattgtcctgttggaacacccaactgcgcccaagacccaaccttcgtgctgatgattttaggttatgttgaagaatgtgaaggtaatcctccttcttcattatcccatttactctctgtaaagcaccagttccattggcagcaaaacagccccacagcataatattcccaccaccatgcttgactgtaggcatggtgttcttggggttaaaggcctcaccttttctcctccaaacatattgctgggcattgtggccaaaaagctcgattttcatttcgtctgaccacagaactttcctccagaaggtcttatctttgacaatgtgatcagcagcaaacttcagtcgagtctTAAGGTgctgcttttggagcaagggcgtcCTTCttgcagtccatggagatgcaaaacacgtttgactgtggacaatgacacctgtgttccagcagcttctaattcttggcagatctgctttttggtgattcttggttcactctttaccctcctgaccaattttctctcagcagcaggtgatagcttgcgttttcttcctgattttggcagtgatgaaacagtgccatgcaccttatacttacaaacaattgtttgcactgttgctcttgggacctgcagctgctttgaaatggccccaagtgactttcctgacttgttcaagtcaataattcgctttttcagatccatgctgagctcctttgactttcccattgtagcgtttgtgggcgtttgtatccaatgagccctattaacctggcctaagagaagtcaccagctgtagtcactcataatcactcacaaaaagttaagaggccatgctatgaagctcagttcactggcaagtttctaagtcaccaaaattgctagttcatgttgctgtatgtatatttgtgacccagcaaatgtgatcacttttctctgttaacccataataaagacattaaagaaccaaacttcatgaatgttttttgtgacaaagaagtatctgttccaatcactctatcagagaaaaatcagagttttagaaataacgagacactcagtagagccattatattatattttttacaagtgtatgtaaacctctgaccacaactgtacagttggatgtcatctcagatttcagatttattgtccaagtaaaattacatttacaaggaatttagcttcggtagatgttcattctctaaaacatacaacaactacaataaatgagaataaaaatacatacataaaaacacataagaacatgtatacccacacacacacatatacatgtatGCATACACGTAcacactaggggttgcatgacttaatcttttttaaagtcgacagtaaagtaatgaaaatcgagtcgacttcgactagtcgttgatgacgtcatacacctgaagcgggggggggggggggggtaggttcgctggagtttttgacaattaaaattgcacccacattttctaagttaacacatctcttttaataacggtactttctgcatcctacttctgccctctccctcctccccctgcgcagcagcagcaaactgatgcgcctgcagcctctcggagttcctgctgctctaaacattaaaataattatttcattttctgttcctcacttctgattaccttcaatggtgtttgtttgttgcaaccaccaggtacaaaagcaAACTTGTTATTAttcgactatttttctgtcctgtctgtttattatcttcctgcatctcctctcaatcctaaagaaaaactgctacctgggttcaaatatattcaccttatgagttacctttgaactgcagttcaaaaagatctaccgaacacaaaatagcggagtgccgctgctcgccgaccgactacaacgggaccaatttgctgcggagttcgtgccggagcggagatagtggaattttgggggtgcgtcaccggaggacaaaacaggtgatgcgccttgctctgcagcagcgaaatgcatcaggcacaaataacagacagaaaacatgaaaggaaatgagccgacatgaatgatcgcgtgtttaatttgtttttgaggtggtgacacctgatttggcggtgctcaggacgcagatgtctggagtgcgtcaacgatcaaagctttgcatgcgcaaactggttaagattaggatgggggtgaggggaaggtaaaattacaagagggaaaaggtcacagtttggttaaatgtcagttttaccgccggtgtcagtaccgacgctctggcacagcgcgtcgcctctgcctcccgacgcaggggctcatcacctgctggaggactgcatcttgtcagtcattatcacgtgacagcgactagtcgatgacaggcataaaaagtcaatacagagccgtgaagtcgactagtcgactagttcatacaacccctagtacacacacacacacacacacacacacacacacacacacacacacacacacacacacacacacacacacacacacacacacacacacacacacacacactcatatccataagcatactggatAAGTATAAAAaagtataataaaaggatgttaaaataatctacagattcaggagagaaatggctgaaggaaagaaactgttcttgtgtctggtagtttttgtgtacagcgatctatcatctgcgtaaagatggtagattcctttgaaggagctcaggatgtgctgaagaggaagcagatagaggaggaagagctgagtccccagcacagaaccttgtgggttaccatgggtaagggaggtggtggaagacctaaacttggagacggccacagaaaaggagcgctcagacagataagaggagaaccactccagagcagatcctgataggcctacccagtctctcagcctcaccagtagcaggtgatggtcaacagtgtcaaaggctacagtcaggtccagcaggaccagagcagaacagtcccctgcattactgtgggtcagaaggtcatcagagaccctaagaagagctgtttcagtagaatgagctctatggaacctgactggaagctatccatTTTAGAATGTGGGAATTTTTAAaactattattttttgttatataTGACTTGAATTACAGTGATGACATTTAAAACGGGAAAATGAGCCTAATGGAAACCACAATAAGTGGGTTAGGGTGATGATGATTACGTAAGTGGACAAGTCACGTTCACGCGATTACGTTATGACATCACGAGGCCTGTCTGGAAAAGCGGAAGAAGAGACAAACAAGACAGTGACAGCGGGTCGGCTTGGCGACGAGAGTCACCAAGAAATCCAACAGGGCGATACATTCTTACGTGTTCACTTTCAGAAAGTGCCGGCGGGCCGTACACGGGTGGAACATTAGCCGCTGTCTACATTTAATCAGAGAATGTCGTTCCTCGGTAAGTTTTTCGGTACCGGGGGTAAGGGTGGGAAGCCGCCGACACCCCAGGAGGCTATTCAACGACTCAGGGAAACGGAGGAGATGCTGGCCAAGAAACAGGAGTTTCTGGAAAAGAAAATCGAGCTGGAGCTCATAACGGCGAAGAAGAACGGTACAAAAAACAAACGAGGTGAGTTCAAGTCACTGAACAGTTCAGACCGAAGTTTTGTTAGCCCGGAAGCTAACAGCCTCAGGGGAACACGGAGGTTGGCAGTTGAGCAGCTGAAACCAGTCCGTCCACACTGCCATGGGAGTTTTTATTATCACGTTTAATAGTAACACAACTTAGTGATAAAAGGTGGTTTGTGACGCGTTAAACTAAAAAAAATGTAGCTGTGATGAAACATCTTCATAACCCTTAGAAAACTAactgaaaatgtattttttaccATTAAATGCTTCAACTGACccgttattttcataatttcccaCCTCGTTATGACATGTTCTTGTTGTAGGGCCGGGCAATTAAACGGTAATTTATCATTATCAACATTTCTGACTCATCGATGTTATTAATCCCATGTCAACAACTTTGATGACAAAAgaatgaaaaggtgtgtgtgtaggttggcaacgttcatagcTGTACCACGCTGAGTCACATTACACAacctttgtttctgcgcatacatgtagttatcatccacattatcgaggtgaaatcctcaatatatcgtgattttgattttaggccatatcgcccagccctcctGTTGGTATACAACACACCACAATCAAACATGAGCTTCCATGTGGGAAAATCTGATCAAATATACATTTTAGTTCCATTAAAACCAGTCTTTTCTGGCATATAACAGGAATAATCTTGGTTTCCATTTGTAAATGTTTCATTTTTTACTTCAGCGAATAGAGGAAAAGCCCAGAACATTATCAAAACAACTAAGTACATATACCGTAACCAAGCAAGCAATGATTTTAGCTCAGCAGTGATTAAAACTGTTTATTACACAAAGCTAATGATGCAggtggtttgtgtgtgttcaccatGTTTGTCCTGGTGTGTACGTGGTTATCAAGTATTTATTTAAACCAGTTATAAAAACAATTATCCAGCTGAGTTTACTCTACTATAAAAAAGCTCCTGCAACATTTTTTTTATATTCTGCTGATTTGTGACTCGTTTGTTTCCAACTGTAAAACCTGATTTTCAGCATTTCCGTTTCCTAACCACCATCTAACTGGAGGCAGGTGCAAGTACACATTAAAACGCCAAACTAGCCATGATTACATCATCCGGTTGATAACTCTAACGAGGCCTTCCCCTCACTGCCAAGCTCACAGCCGAACCCTCCATCCAATAAGGTCGCTGGGTTTGCTTCAGGCCCAACAAACCGTCGAGAAGGAACTGATGTCATGTGGAGTAGATGTTGCATCGCAGTGACTAATCGTATCTCCTGCATACTTGGATAACCAGTCAGTAAAATGCAGTTTTtaactcttttatttatttatttttttttgactTTCAAGTATGTCCAGATATGATCTTACAAAAGACACTTTCAAATCAAACATATGTTGAGAAAAGACCAGGAAGGATGAGCCACAGAAACAACAATAAAGAAGATTTGAACAAATTCAGAGGAATTCAGCTGCTAGTTTCATTGATCTGTTTTTTTATGTGATGATTAAAAGCAGAAGATGTAGTTAAAGCTGATCCACAGAGGCAGTATCTTCTGTTTACGTTCACTAAGGTTACCTCACTGTTACCTGGAAACAAAAGGGACACACGAAGTTACGAACGTGGAGCTTCGTCTAGCTGAATGGTCTGATTATAGCGTGTGCCTGTGGGTAATGATGTTTTCAGGGAGGGAAGAGTCTGAATGCTCATCTAATCTGAAACAAGCTGCCGTCCGCGTCCTGGACCGGTGATGATGCTCTGTTTGTGTGGCATAAAGATAAGAAacctgaaacacaaacattttatttcCATCTCAGAACACTAGAATATCATTAAAGGTTTGATATTTCCATCACTCGCTTCAGAAAGTGAAACTCGTATAGGTTCATCGAGTAGAGGGAAACGGTCGTGCTTGGACATCGTCTCGGTCGATCACTCAGTCTGTCCCAAAGTTGTCCACAAGGACAGGACGCCACTGAAGGGCAGCTTCTTGTTCACGGAGAGGAAACGTTACACCAGCAACAGGGAGACCTGCAGCCTTGGGAGGATTGTCCAATCAGGACTCGGCTGGAGCTTCAGGTCGAGCCTTTCCTGAACCAGAGACCACGTCAGAAGTGTCCGACCTAAGGACACACAGAACTGGGCTGTTGCTCCAGAGTCCTGGAGCTCATTTGGAGATCATGGACCCAgggtctggaggaagagaggagaggctCGGATATCATGATGTTGGAGTCCAGATGGAGGATCGTTTTCACAATCATGAAGACATTTATGTTTAAAATACTATTTTTATTGAttctatggtaaatggcctgtatttgatagagcaccttctagagtcctggaaccccccaaagcgctttgcAACActatcagtcacacacacattcacacactgatggtgatgtagccacagccaccctggggcgcactgacagaggcgaggctgccgagcacaggcaccaccggtccctccgaccaccaccagcaggcaacgtgggttaagtgtcttgcccaaggacacaacgacagcgatagactgagcagggctcgaacccgcaaccttccgattacgaggtgagcacttaactcctgtgcctgcGTCGCCCTTTGTGATATAATTATCAACAGAGGACTTGAGCGCCTGCCTCTTAACTGGagagttgcaggttcaagccccactcagaCTGCTgtggtcgttgtgtccttgggcacgacgcttaacccacctggagggaccagtggcgctggtgctcagcagcctcacctctcttCGTACGGCCCAGGGCAGCTCCTGTAGGTCCTCTCCACCATAGTGTGGATGACTGGTTTCTTACGAAGAgccttggagggttgtagaacTCCTGAAGTCGCTCTAAACAATCCAGACCCTTTGAAATTTTACAATTTGAGATGCTAAATTCTGGGTTTGTCTTCATCGAAATCCCAAATCAACAAAATGACCAAGAATGTTTGTAAGATTTCACTCTGTGGGATGAATCTGAACGAGTTTCTTTTTCTGAACCGAGGAACAAAAGCAGATCTTTTTCATGATTTTCTCGTTTTTAGGTGACTTTAGTTGTTCTGCCTCTGCTGTGGCAGGAGTGCTGAAGCTCTTGTTCTACACTAAACTGTATTATAATCAGTGTAATGCTAGATTAGCTCAAACTGCACAAAAACTAATGAATATTGTTCACATCAAACTAGGCTGACTTTAATGAAGCTGACTGTTGCTCTTATAACATATTTATTTTTACTCTGATGCATAATAACACAAATAAAACCAAAGCTGTCAGCAGAAGAGGCTCTCCTCATGTGAAACCTGGTGAACCAACATTGATTCATCCCCCTTTCTCTGCGTCCAGCGGCTCTTCAGGCCCTGAAGAGGAAGAAGCGTTATGAGAAGCAGCTGGCTCAGATCGACGGTACGCTGTCCACCATCGAGTTACAGCGGGAGGCTCTGGAGGACGCCAACACCAACGTAGAGGTGTTCAAAAACATGGGCATGGCCGCCAAAGCCATGAAGGCTGCTCACGAAAACATGTAAGATGTTTGACTTTGGGGTCCTTTTAAATCTTTCTTTGTAAGAGTTTGCTTGTAAACGAGTTTGGGCCATGACGTTAAATCGTTAACTTTGTCGTTGAATTCTGGCCTCATGTTCACATCTTGCTGCTCTTCTCGACATCTAAATAGCCGGTGTGTCTGGGCTGTTTTCAGGGACATCGACAAAGTGGACGACTTGATGGCTGAAATCACGGAACAGCAGGAAGTGGCTCAGGAAATCTCAGATGTCATCTCCAGGCCCGTTGGGATTGGGGAGGATTACGACGAGGTGAGAACCAGAGAACACACAAACTTTTGCTTTGATGAGAGCTGTCAGGTGGAGCTAAAGAAGGAATTAGTGGGTGATCTGTACAACACACCTTATTTCTGTGTCTGCACTTAGGATGAACTCATGGCTGAGCTGGAGGAGCTGGAACAGGAAGAGCTGGACCAAAATCTTTTGGAGATCGAGGGAACAGAAGACGTCCCACTGCCCAGTGTCCCATCGACATCGCTCCCATCTAAACCAGGTGTGACCAGAGCTCATTCACCACAGAGCACCAGCTGTGTTTAGTTTCATGTGATGGTAAAATGTCCCGTTTGTTTTAGCCAAGAAGAAAGCGCAAGAAGACGAGGACGACATGGCGGACCTGGAAGCCTGGGCTGCTGCTAACTGAGCTAGCTCGCCCTGCTAGCCAGCTGTCAGCCCTCTCCTGCTCACCGTTCTGCTTCCATGCTGGTTTAAACATCTGGAAGAGAGAGAAAGACTCTGAGGCGGCTGCTGGGGTGCTGCTCTGTGTGAAAGCCTACATCCCAACATCTGACCCAACTCCAAACCTCTAGTTTCTGCATGTGTGTGGACTCGGATGAGACAAACTCAGGCTGTTCTCTTCTGATTAACGGTACGGGAAAAGTCTCTCTGCTCCAGCTGTGCACTCCTCCTCTTAAGAGCAAAGACAAAAGCAgcctgtgtgtgtctgagtgtgtgtctgagtgtgagtgtgagtgtgtgtgagtgtatgaaaAAGCCAGAATCAGCACTTGGGTTTGTGAGGTTTGGTTCTGTTAGAATGTGAAGTCAACAGCTGAGTGCAGGAAACTAGAAAACAAAACGACTGCCTTTTAATGCTTCCTTTGTTTAAACCTCTGCTCTCTGTGCCAGAATGAAAACCCACCTGCTAAACCATGAATCAGTAAACATCAGTTATTAGTTAATGAGAAGGCTGGTTTACAAATCAGGCCTTAGTATGTTCTGTACATTTGGGATAAAAGAAGAGATTCCAGGGTTCTACATTCATTCATATCCAGTTTCCATTAGAAATTTCCTGCTCACTGTTTGGAATATATTAAGTTAatttactaataaaaagataTTTTCAGAAAACAAGTTGGATTTGTGCACGAGTGTAATTTCTTTACATAATCCTCATGTAATAGTTTAAGATTTATTCAGTTTTACagaaatgcaaaaaaataaaaaaaagatgaaaatttGATTTCTATTCACATGTTGAACATGAACTGGTCCAGCCTCTCTGCTAGGTACCGGAGCTGACGCCTGAGCTGCTGCCCCAGTGCAATGCCTGAGTCTATACTCACCCATGTTTGTGTGAATAATGGGAGATATAGTTATTTATTTCACCTCTAGTAgattttaaaacaaacatgacaaaaatgtaaaaaacatCTACATATATACAGGTAAAAACCTGTAAAACTCAACTGCGAGTCAGTTGGATGTTTGGCACAATGAAGTGGTAATCAGTTGCGCTGCATTATTTTGTGGTACCTTCATCAGAACTTAAAGAAATAGTTTTATAAATATTTTGCTTATTtaaataggtgtgtgtgtgtgtgtggggggggggggggggtaaattaaCTAGACACGCATCACGTAAAAAAATAgacaggtaaaaaaaataaattaataataaaagaaagacagaaaaatcACCACAGTACAACCATTTTATGACTTATGACTGAATCACGGTGATTTATAAAAACCTAATTTACTGTGTTGTCTTGTTAGATAGGTGGTGATGATTAACTTAGACAACAGTTCTTTCATGTCTAAATTGATAAAAATACATTAAAGTTAAATTGTGAAAAAGTTATTTGGGTTAATGTCAATAAATAGCCGCCAGATGGCGACATTTAACTAGCATAACGGCTCCTACCtgtatgttttgtttgtttgattaAATTTTGGCATtttattaaagaacatttgggggTTTTAATGTTTCTTTTCCTCAAAAAACTAAAAATCCTTCAGAAAATGGGGTCGGAAACACGCCTTTTGTAATGACACTATATAGCCGCTAGAGGGCAAAAGTGATCCAGCAGTAGCCAAAGATCAAATGTTTCAAGATAGTTCACTGATTCGTACGTTCTACTTTTGTGAATGGACCTAATTAACTGGTTCAGGTTCGCAGGCCTTCGTTTCCCTATCTGGAtttaaaataaacttattttaaaaaatacatatttaCGTGTCTCATGTTGGCTTTCTTGACACGAACCAGTAAAAGTCAGACATTTGTACTGGTGACGTGTTTGGGCACTGCTTTCTTTTGGAACGATTTGCATTTTTCCAGTTTATATAGGTTTAAAAAATCAACAGTTTCCTAATTTATAAAATTAAGAATAATCGTTTCCGTTTGAAGGAGCCTCTCCGTTGATATGAACGGCTCCTGTCTTTCAATAAAATTTCGTTCAAtcgatagaagaaaaaaaaaaagagtacacAGTGTTCTACGGAAGCTGTGAGGGGGCACAATGAAAACTCGTTTCTGAGAAACGACAAGAAAGAGTAGCTATTCTGTTAAAAGTAATTCATCCTGTTGAAGACGCTTCTGGTTAAGGGTTATATATTAATAGGGTCCACAAAATAAAGACAAACAAAATACATTTGAATTTACTTGAGTGACAATTTGCAGTTTTTCCTTTATTCTagaaacaaacatcagatttctttattttattagcCTACGTTACTTATTTTATGCGTGCTAACTTTTTATTTACAAAATATTTAATTGTACTAGATTATTTTCATATCCACGCTTGAAACATTTGCAATAAAAACCAGAATAAAGGTCTATTTAATGAAACGTTCCGAATTGGGGGAATAAAGGCGAACCTGGCAACACGACTAGAGGTCCTATCATAATCCGTTTTCCAGACTTTTCCATGATCCACGTATTGCGGCGCATCACCGTTCCAAGGTAATGATGAAATGAACCCTAAACACTGTAATTCTAACGCTACAGCCTAACGCTTTTCTCCACACGGTGATTTTAATGCATCCAACGGTCATTTCTGTGTCCAGGTTATGTCTGTAGGATGTTTAATAATAATAGTCAAATAGTACAATTGGTTCAAATATGAAAAAACTAGTAACAAAAGTTAAATGGTTTTTGTTACGTTTTTGTCCATGTCTCAGCtgtaaaatatgatttttttcagAAGGAATacaataaatgtaaacatttttatttaagtcTTAGATCGTTCCGTATTCCGTGCAGAAACCTCTATCTCGTACTACAGACGAGGATTACGgccattaaaaagaaaaaagaaaagaaagagatgcTGACCTttctctcagaattctgactttaatctcagaattctgactttttcaaAGAATTCAAACTTTTATCTTTCTGACGTTTGTCTCAGAATTTTGAGTTTTAtcggagaattctgactttttctcagAATTTGGATTTTATTCTCAGAATTCAGATTTTTACCTTATAATTTTGAAATAAATCTGAATTCTGATTTTGTTCTCTCTCAGAATTCAGACTTTTTttcacagaattctgacttttttctttcTAATGTTTATCTCAGAGTTTAGACTTTTATCTCAACTTTTTGACTTAAAtcttagaattctgactttaatctcagagaattctgactttttcaaAGAATTCAAACTTTTATCTTTATGAGGTTTGTCTCAGAATTCGGATTTTGTTctctctcagaattctgacttttaactcagaattctgactttttctcagaatttggattttaatctcagaattctgattttTACCTTAGAATTTTGAAATTAATCTCAGAAATCTTACTtttatctcagaattctgacttttttctttcTAATGTTTATCTCAGAGTTTAGACTTTTATCTCAAATTTTTGACTTTAAtcttagaattctgacttttatctCTGATTTTCTGGCTTTAATatttctgagaaaaaaagtcagaatctcttccttttctttttagtggccctaatcctcatcAGTACTCAGTGTTATTTATTACTGGAATTTTGTGTCATTCCACTTCTCCACTATTTTTGCTCAGTACTCCTCCTTTGTGGGTCTTTTTAATGCATGTCAAATATGTTAATTGGGGTTCATTTCATCTGTGTGTAAATCCAAGATTCCTCCTCTGATCTAAAGGCAGCACCAGTTTTCCATACTGGGTTTGTCAGCAGGTTGAGGAGGTAGATCAGATCAGAGCACGGTCTTACCCATTCCACTCTCAGCTGCAGCATAGCT
This sequence is a window from Nothobranchius furzeri strain GRZ-AD chromosome 3, NfurGRZ-RIMD1, whole genome shotgun sequence. Protein-coding genes within it:
- the chmp4ba gene encoding charged multivesicular body protein 4b encodes the protein MSFLGKFFGTGGKGGKPPTPQEAIQRLRETEEMLAKKQEFLEKKIELELITAKKNGTKNKRAALQALKRKKRYEKQLAQIDGTLSTIELQREALEDANTNVEVFKNMGMAAKAMKAAHENMDIDKVDDLMAEITEQQEVAQEISDVISRPVGIGEDYDEDELMAELEELEQEELDQNLLEIEGTEDVPLPSVPSTSLPSKPAKKKAQEDEDDMADLEAWAAAN